A window from Gemmatimonadota bacterium encodes these proteins:
- a CDS encoding YbhB/YbcL family Raf kinase inhibitor-like protein, whose product MKPSVSRPARLLRPASLPVPVCAALLVTAAAATTLSAQTPASFIVESPTMQTGVTMPRDYSPDGRNVSPPLTWQGLPDGTRQIAVLCQDHGAGRPPPWVHWIIYNIPGNAAGLPEGIPFDPSEPMPAEIAGATQGNNGWGLPMYRGPAPPGTSLHHYHFAVFALDVELDLPPGLTRDELLEAIEGHVIGLGSMVPLYRRQPSGGSAPFPFLIPEDLDERR is encoded by the coding sequence GTGAAGCCGAGCGTCTCGCGCCCGGCGCGCCTCCTGCGCCCGGCTAGCCTTCCCGTGCCGGTGTGCGCGGCCCTCCTCGTGACGGCTGCCGCGGCGACCACATTGAGCGCTCAGACGCCCGCGAGCTTCATCGTGGAGAGTCCGACGATGCAGACCGGCGTGACGATGCCCCGAGACTACAGTCCGGACGGGCGAAACGTCTCTCCCCCGCTCACGTGGCAGGGGCTCCCCGACGGAACCCGCCAGATAGCGGTCCTCTGCCAGGATCATGGCGCGGGCCGTCCTCCGCCGTGGGTGCACTGGATCATCTACAACATCCCCGGAAACGCCGCCGGGCTGCCTGAGGGAATCCCTTTCGACCCGTCCGAGCCCATGCCCGCTGAGATCGCCGGGGCCACGCAGGGGAACAACGGCTGGGGGCTACCCATGTATCGTGGCCCGGCACCTCCCGGAACATCGCTCCACCACTATCACTTCGCCGTGTTCGCGTTGGATGTGGAGCTCGATCTGCCACCGGGACTCACTCGGGACGAGCTGCTCGAGGCGATCGAAGGCCACGTCATCGGGCTCGGGAGCATGGTGCCCTTGTACCGAAGACAGCCCTCCGGCGGCAGCGCTCCGTTTCCGTTTCTGATTCCAGAGGACCTCGATGAACGACGATGA
- a CDS encoding gluconate 2-dehydrogenase subunit 3 family protein produces MNDDDLQEKSDASAISRRDLLRTAGAAGAAALIPRSVTAAMTADSMEPVAAALTGPSIGAAPAPTLPLMNLTARETEILSAMVDRLIPSDELGPGALEAGALRFIDRALSEAESDSASAYRSGLAALDRYSRYSRGTAFIELSANDQDSVLIDLQTGGATGADVGFVGSSGSFFNMVKSHTWQGTFGDPHYGGNVDFIGWDLIGYPGVRMNVSEEEQQLLEADQLTPVRQSAYDYATFRTGDPQ; encoded by the coding sequence ATGAACGACGATGACCTTCAGGAGAAATCCGACGCTTCTGCGATCTCTCGCAGAGATCTCCTTCGTACAGCCGGCGCAGCCGGTGCCGCCGCGCTGATTCCGCGCTCTGTAACCGCAGCCATGACGGCCGATTCCATGGAGCCCGTCGCGGCCGCCCTGACGGGGCCGAGCATAGGCGCCGCCCCGGCACCCACGCTTCCACTGATGAATCTGACCGCAAGGGAAACGGAGATTCTCAGCGCCATGGTGGACCGGCTGATCCCCTCGGACGAGCTCGGTCCAGGTGCTCTCGAAGCCGGAGCGCTGCGTTTCATCGATCGCGCGTTGAGCGAAGCGGAGTCCGACTCGGCGAGCGCGTATCGCTCCGGCCTCGCGGCGCTCGACCGTTACAGTCGATACTCGCGGGGCACCGCCTTCATTGAGCTTTCGGCAAACGATCAGGACTCGGTCCTCATCGACCTCCAGACCGGCGGCGCGACGGGCGCAGACGTCGGCTTCGTGGGGAGCTCGGGCTCGTTCTTCAACATGGTGAAGAGCCATACGTGGCAGGGGACCTTCGGGGATCCGCACTACGGTGGCAACGTGGACTTCATCGGTTGGGACCTCATCGGCTATCCGGGTGTGCGCATGAACGTCAGCGAGGAAGAGCAACAGCTCCTCGAAGCGGACCAACTGACACCGGTCCGCCAGTCCGCGTACGACTACGCCACCTTCCGAACAGGAGATCCCCAGTGA
- a CDS encoding GMC family oxidoreductase encodes MATQLRGTDVVIVGLGAAGGVAAYPLADAGLDVVGLEAGTWLDRRDFAPDEIRNNYRDWPMLVDKAEQERPTSRATSASTANQVGSHPMMNAVGGTTLHYWAQSWRLNPWDFRVVTETTRRYGRSRIPLASTVEDWPFEYDELEPYYDRVEREIGVSGQAGNVRGAIDARGNKFEGPRGREFPMPPLRWTAFNERMAEAARNHGWHPFPGPAAINTERYQGRRGCVYHGFCNKGGCPIDAKNATHLTTIPKAVDTGNLRVVTQAHVTTLEVDSEGRVTGVNYLLSGGTEYFQPAKVVLLASYTYENVRLLLLSKSQAYPDGLANNSGQVGRHYLSHHQGAAVSALFPYDLDAWYGLPAQGVAVDDWADDNFDHSDLDFIGGGNLWAMSDRRPISAAGMSTFGHGRNWGSTWKRFIRENSDRSHYFYIQKTTLPYEDNYLDLDPRVTDPLGFPVIRITGQYKENELAIAAFMQDRAEEWYREAGASEIVRGGLGNSMGPSTHAYGGTRMGDDAETNVVDRWGFSHEAPNLGVLGASVMGTSGARNPTLTAQALSWRTAQHLVESWSEIAE; translated from the coding sequence ATGGCGACTCAACTACGCGGGACCGACGTAGTCATCGTAGGGCTGGGCGCAGCAGGCGGCGTAGCGGCGTACCCGCTGGCCGATGCCGGACTCGACGTCGTCGGACTAGAGGCCGGGACCTGGCTAGATCGGAGGGACTTTGCCCCGGACGAGATTCGGAACAACTACCGCGATTGGCCGATGCTGGTCGACAAGGCCGAGCAGGAACGGCCCACGTCGCGAGCCACGTCAGCGTCTACGGCCAATCAGGTCGGCAGCCACCCCATGATGAATGCGGTGGGCGGAACCACCCTGCACTACTGGGCTCAGAGCTGGCGTTTGAACCCGTGGGATTTCCGGGTCGTGACCGAAACCACTCGTCGCTATGGCAGGTCGAGGATTCCACTCGCTTCGACGGTCGAAGACTGGCCCTTCGAATACGACGAGCTGGAGCCGTACTACGACCGGGTCGAGCGCGAGATCGGCGTGTCCGGACAGGCCGGCAACGTTCGCGGTGCGATCGATGCGCGAGGGAACAAGTTCGAGGGTCCTCGCGGAAGGGAGTTCCCGATGCCGCCCCTGCGGTGGACCGCCTTCAACGAGCGTATGGCCGAAGCGGCCCGCAACCACGGATGGCATCCGTTCCCTGGGCCGGCCGCCATCAATACCGAGCGCTACCAGGGTCGCCGTGGCTGTGTCTACCATGGATTCTGCAACAAGGGTGGCTGCCCCATCGACGCCAAGAACGCCACCCACCTCACGACGATTCCCAAGGCGGTCGACACCGGGAATCTGAGGGTCGTGACTCAGGCTCATGTCACCACGCTGGAAGTGGACTCGGAAGGACGGGTCACGGGGGTCAACTACCTGTTGTCGGGTGGCACAGAGTATTTCCAGCCCGCCAAGGTGGTCCTGCTCGCCAGCTACACGTACGAAAACGTGCGGCTGTTGCTCCTGTCCAAGTCTCAGGCATACCCGGACGGTCTCGCGAACAACAGCGGGCAGGTGGGACGCCACTACTTGAGCCATCACCAGGGGGCGGCTGTGTCCGCGCTTTTCCCGTACGACCTGGATGCGTGGTACGGCCTGCCCGCTCAGGGTGTGGCGGTGGACGACTGGGCGGACGACAACTTCGATCACTCCGATCTCGACTTCATCGGCGGTGGAAACCTGTGGGCGATGTCCGACCGCCGCCCGATCTCCGCGGCGGGCATGAGCACTTTCGGGCACGGCCGGAACTGGGGCTCGACGTGGAAGCGATTCATCCGCGAGAACTCCGACCGCTCCCACTACTTCTACATCCAGAAGACGACCCTGCCGTACGAGGACAACTACCTGGATCTGGATCCGCGGGTCACCGATCCGTTGGGCTTCCCCGTCATTCGCATCACCGGACAGTACAAGGAGAACGAGCTAGCCATCGCCGCTTTCATGCAGGACCGGGCGGAGGAGTGGTACCGGGAGGCGGGCGCGAGCGAGATCGTGCGCGGCGGGCTCGGGAATTCCATGGGTCCTTCGACGCACGCGTACGGCGGTACCCGCATGGGAGACGACGCCGAGACCAACGTCGTGGATCGCTGGGGATTCTCGCATGAGGCGCCCAACCTCGGTGTGCTCGGCGCCTCGGTGATGGGAACGAGCGGCGCGCGCAACCCGACGCTCACCGCACAGGCTCTCTCCTGGCGTACGGCACAACACCTCGTCGAGAGCTGGAGCGAGATCGCCGAGTAG
- a CDS encoding matrixin family metalloprotease: MRMRFAIGVGVPALLGLAAWTARGEPSGLDPGSSLAGLDRAQVLSDRTDGSAVPCAVPLAWRIARVDDEFGLGIAAARESLVEAAGLWEAAVGRSLFLNDSTEGFPIRFVYDDRQARTRERIRRQAELDDFDRRLDAWRGELTEQQERHSRIRAQYQERQREHERRTFGHNAAVRDWNGRGGAPQSVRRELQAAGDALAVERRELDDEGGAIEAARRALGDQALRLHGQVEEYDRQAEALVMEFPPTHIESGLYREMVRTKSGGVVSVSREIRIYRFDGRDDLRLVAAHELGHALGLGHSAAPDAVMSEEYGRQGDSGRGRTSGSERVTGIQSADLELLRSRCPDLLTSRPGPPMRSER, encoded by the coding sequence ATGAGAATGCGATTCGCGATCGGCGTGGGGGTCCCCGCGCTACTCGGGCTGGCGGCGTGGACCGCGCGGGGCGAGCCGAGCGGACTCGACCCGGGAAGCTCGCTCGCTGGTCTTGACCGCGCCCAAGTCCTGTCCGATCGGACAGATGGATCCGCGGTCCCGTGCGCAGTCCCCCTCGCCTGGCGAATCGCCAGGGTGGACGATGAGTTCGGCCTGGGCATCGCCGCAGCGAGAGAGTCTCTAGTCGAAGCGGCTGGCCTTTGGGAAGCAGCCGTGGGCCGCTCTCTGTTCTTGAACGACTCCACCGAGGGCTTTCCCATCCGCTTCGTATACGACGACCGTCAGGCGAGGACGAGGGAGCGGATCCGTCGTCAGGCGGAGCTCGACGACTTCGACCGGAGGCTGGACGCCTGGCGCGGGGAGCTGACCGAACAACAGGAGCGCCACTCGCGAATCCGGGCCCAATACCAGGAGCGTCAGCGGGAGCACGAGCGGCGCACCTTCGGCCACAACGCTGCCGTGCGCGACTGGAACGGGAGGGGGGGCGCTCCGCAGAGCGTACGGCGGGAGCTTCAGGCCGCCGGCGACGCGCTGGCGGTGGAACGCCGGGAACTGGACGATGAAGGCGGAGCGATCGAGGCCGCCCGCCGAGCGCTCGGGGACCAGGCACTGCGCTTGCACGGGCAGGTGGAAGAATACGACCGGCAGGCCGAGGCGCTGGTCATGGAGTTTCCGCCAACACACATCGAGTCAGGGCTCTACCGGGAAATGGTCCGGACGAAGAGTGGAGGCGTCGTTTCAGTCAGTCGGGAAATCCGGATCTACCGGTTCGACGGCCGCGATGACCTTCGGCTCGTGGCCGCCCACGAGCTGGGCCACGCATTGGGGCTCGGCCACAGCGCCGCTCCGGATGCAGTGATGAGCGAAGAGTACGGTAGACAGGGCGATTCCGGACGAGGCCGAACGAGTGGATCCGAGCGAGTCACCGGGATCCAATCGGCCGACTTGGAGTTGCTGCGATCACGGTGTCCGGACTTGCTGACGTCGCGTCCAGGACCGCCTATGCGGTCCGAGAGATGA
- a CDS encoding TonB family protein codes for MTTSDAERLQAVRLVWTPADGALPGRGAELPLATPVSDEQGPTPVQPGLADGTAVEGGDLEESFESFRARLLSRSLPAPAIAESEPESEPESPTDDPSAADEESLVIGGRASLAELPTSVDSSSLDLDRLSALRPELALSLVSAWVMLQNPTEVEAFMARTYRLGRLDPEVTGRVSVTLWIDRRGSVEWAEITESSGRPDLDELALALFNEVVAFRPARDNGVSVSRSVVFAVNFPW; via the coding sequence TTGACGACAAGCGATGCCGAGCGGTTGCAGGCCGTGCGGCTGGTTTGGACTCCCGCCGACGGGGCTCTTCCGGGTCGTGGAGCCGAACTTCCACTCGCCACGCCGGTCAGTGACGAGCAGGGCCCGACTCCAGTCCAACCGGGTCTGGCGGACGGAACGGCGGTCGAAGGAGGGGACCTGGAGGAGAGCTTCGAGTCCTTTCGCGCCCGCCTGCTGAGCAGATCCCTGCCGGCGCCCGCGATCGCAGAAAGCGAACCCGAGTCCGAGCCCGAGAGTCCCACCGACGATCCGTCCGCCGCGGACGAAGAATCCCTGGTGATCGGTGGTAGGGCTTCGCTCGCGGAGCTGCCGACGTCGGTGGATTCGAGCTCCCTGGACCTCGACCGCCTGTCCGCCCTTCGCCCCGAGTTGGCTCTCTCGTTGGTATCGGCCTGGGTGATGCTGCAGAACCCGACGGAGGTCGAGGCGTTCATGGCGAGGACGTACAGGCTCGGAAGGCTGGATCCCGAGGTCACCGGACGCGTGAGTGTGACGCTCTGGATCGACAGGAGGGGCTCCGTCGAGTGGGCGGAGATCACCGAGTCCAGTGGACGGCCGGATCTCGACGAACTCGCCCTCGCGCTGTTCAACGAGGTCGTGGCCTTCCGACCGGCGCGCGACAACGGCGTCTCCGTTTCGCGGTCCGTGGTCTTCGCCGTCAACTTTCCGTGGTAA
- a CDS encoding tetratricopeptide repeat protein, with protein MSPTGFVYPLGTPPVATRFSQTGTLYLRRDNPQRALYLALEGIESDPENAVHYYLAGTAYARLGVLEEADAMFDQAERIYPAYELEVEPERAAAWAVALNDGLEAFNVGELDAATEAWQRAAHIYDLRPEAHRNLAILFAGEGMYSEAIDVYQRALAGLEKLPATRVLEREALREREERSAGIEESLTRLLLFTNRFAEAEPLLRRRLAREPGNLDAQSDLATTLAGQGRHTEAAEIYTALLSSTTIAATQARNLGVALFRSGDFFGAGQAFKRLTELQPNSRDAWFNFANSLFAAENWDALAAAGDRLVQLDPLSENAGLITARAHLEAGDEDAARRGLGRTDEAPVYLKELKLRPSGAQTTVEGRIVGNRAAPGTAFRLRFTFYSDQGALGSETVTVLAPPAGEDEAFVVAFEGRATAYRYEVLP; from the coding sequence GTGTCACCCACAGGGTTCGTATACCCGCTCGGCACCCCACCTGTCGCGACCCGCTTTTCGCAGACCGGGACACTCTACCTGCGTCGGGACAACCCTCAGCGCGCGCTCTACTTGGCGCTCGAAGGCATCGAGTCCGATCCGGAGAATGCGGTCCACTACTATCTCGCCGGCACTGCGTACGCCCGACTCGGCGTGCTCGAGGAAGCCGACGCGATGTTCGACCAAGCGGAGCGCATCTACCCGGCCTACGAACTGGAGGTAGAGCCCGAGCGCGCAGCGGCGTGGGCAGTGGCGCTCAACGACGGGCTGGAGGCGTTCAATGTCGGGGAGCTCGATGCCGCGACCGAGGCATGGCAGCGCGCGGCTCACATCTACGATCTGCGGCCGGAGGCCCATCGGAACCTCGCGATTCTGTTCGCCGGAGAAGGGATGTACTCCGAGGCGATCGACGTCTACCAGCGAGCGCTGGCCGGACTGGAGAAACTGCCCGCTACCCGTGTGCTCGAGCGGGAGGCACTCCGGGAGCGTGAAGAAAGGAGCGCCGGAATAGAGGAGAGCCTCACGCGCCTTCTCCTCTTCACGAACCGGTTCGCGGAGGCGGAACCTCTCCTCCGGCGCCGGCTCGCCCGTGAGCCTGGCAATCTCGATGCTCAGAGCGACCTGGCGACCACACTCGCCGGCCAGGGGCGGCACACCGAGGCCGCGGAGATCTATACGGCCCTCCTCTCCTCGACGACGATAGCGGCCACTCAGGCCCGCAACCTCGGTGTCGCGCTGTTTCGTTCAGGCGACTTCTTCGGCGCCGGGCAGGCGTTCAAGCGGCTGACCGAACTCCAGCCGAACTCGCGGGACGCCTGGTTCAACTTTGCCAACTCGCTCTTCGCCGCAGAGAATTGGGACGCGCTGGCCGCGGCAGGTGACCGGCTCGTGCAACTTGATCCGCTGAGCGAGAACGCAGGCTTGATCACAGCCCGGGCTCATCTGGAAGCGGGTGACGAAGATGCCGCCCGCAGGGGGCTCGGGCGCACCGATGAAGCTCCCGTCTATCTGAAGGAGCTGAAGCTACGCCCCTCGGGTGCTCAGACGACGGTCGAGGGGCGCATCGTCGGGAACCGGGCGGCACCGGGCACTGCCTTCCGTCTGCGATTCACCTTCTACAGCGATCAGGGGGCTCTAGGGAGCGAGACCGTCACGGTGCTTGCTCCTCCCGCTGGAGAAGACGAAGCGTTCGTGGTTGCATTCGAAGGGCGAGCTACGGCCTATCGGTATGAAGTGCTCCCCTGA